In Primulina huaijiensis isolate GDHJ02 chromosome 4, ASM1229523v2, whole genome shotgun sequence, a genomic segment contains:
- the LOC140975516 gene encoding putative late blight resistance protein homolog R1A-3: MAYAAIISLKLTLQQILMHPYIFVRHREKKHIESFHERLEFLQRFLEEHPSHASYENETFLGRRIRDAASEAEDSMDLHLDHLCNSEKMIWQMEIEPVMKQVDSLVGEVTQIKEQMAGLDIKGRIRCSFKEEKIKTCKEPPNALCKDSSSSKKNLMVGFDEYLMQIKDQLTGQSSALEVISIVGMGGIGKSTLAMHAYNDPYVLHQFDIRAWVTVSQSYSIRDIMLSILDSMNKSPKGDQLGLDVYQNLKGRRYLIVKDDIWDTSAWDDLKMMFPDDETGSRIVLTTRISDVAAYASPSGTLHQIGLLNNDHSWELLCAKVFGYETCPLNLQEIGKRIAQNCGGLPLSIVVIGGLLSKLEMAQEVWQSVAENVTSFVFSSDDRCSAILRLSYNYLPQYLKACFLYIGIFPKNQELSVSKLTMMWVAEGFLGQAHGRSLEELAERCVDELLDRSLILKSRKNSEGKIKAFRIHDLLLDFCIEEAKHEKFLQIIGSPAYLFSTSPASERRVSIHKEFRQCRFNIDSMLSTSYVRSLVSLGQWPPSPDLFLRFKLLKVLHATEVVFSQFPCQVMEPLNLRYIAVACNGVIPASITKLWNLQTLIMVPDFNLCGENYLPVEIWIMSHLRYVRCYGANFLDPSDAKFDIYRKCVVLEDLHTLSGLWNFKFTEEMLQRIPNIKNIDIFYDCRCLMEKDWWYYQLENLGNLHQLKALKIRVVPDPICSVKSMFTLHFPASLKTLTLGGVRIPWQELAIIGSLPNLEVLKLKDNACIGTEWEPNEDEFCQLKVLVLEGLELEHWRAESDHFPSLQRLIIRWCYYLVEIPSGLGESMTLTTIGLDECHDSVWDSAPEIRETQLSYGNDDFQVINVYSAERHSKRMFFEAFRIMKDAADDSESSQTDEDDDGPIP, translated from the exons ATGGCTTATGCTGCTATAATCTCGCTAAAGCTGACTCTTCAGCAAATCCTCATGCACCCTTACATATTTGTCAGACATCGTGAGAAGAAACATATTGAATCCTTCCATGAAAGACTTGAGTTCTTGCAGCGGTTCTTGGAAGAACATCCATCCCATGCAAGCTACGAAAATGAAACTTTTCTTGGAAGAAGAATTAGAGATGCAGCGTCTGAAGCAGAAGATTCCATGGATCTCCATTTGGACCATCTGTGTAACTCAGAGAAAATGATTTGGCAAATGGAAATTGAGCCTGTGATGAAGCAAGTTGATTCCTTAGTTGGAGAGGTGACACAGATTAAGGAACAAATGGCCGGGTTGGATATCAAAGGAAGAATACGCTGTTCCTTTAAGGAAGAGAAGATAAAGACCTGCAAAGAACCTCCGAATGCTTTATGTAAGGATTCATCAAGTTCTAAAAAGAACTTAATGGTGGGATTTGATGAGTACTTGATGCAGATTAAGGATCAACTAACAGGGCAATCATCTGCACTCGAGGTCATCTCGATCGTAGGGATGGGAGGTATCGGTAAGAGTACATTGGCAATGCATGCTTATAATGATCCATATGTTTTACATCAGTTTGATATTCGTGCTTGGGTCACTGTATCTCAATCATATAGTATAAGAGATATCATGTTAAGTATACTAGACTCGATGAATAAATCGCCTAAGGGTGATCAATTAGGACTTGATGTTTACCAAAACTTGAAGGGTCGAAGGTACCTCATCGTGAAAGATGATATTTGGGATACTAGTGCCTGGGACGACTTGAAAATGATGTTTCCAGATGACGAAACAGGAAGCCGGATCGTGTTGACCACTCGGATTTCCGATGTGGCTGCGTATGCCAGTCCTTCTGGGACTCTTCATCAAATTGGTTTACTAAATAATGATCATAGTTGGGAGCTGCTATGTGCTAAAGTTTTCGGTTATGAAACTTGCCCTCTAAATTTACAAGAAATTGGAAAGAGAATTGCACAAAATTGTGGGGGACTTCCCCTCTCAATTGTTGTCATTGGTGGATTACTCTCAAAGTTAGAGATGGCACAAGAGGTGTGGCAATCTGTTGCTGAAAATGTAACTTCATTTGTGTTTTCAAGTGATGATCGATGTTCGGCTATACTACGGTTAAGCTACAACTACTTGCCTCAATATTTGAAGGCATGCTTCCTTTATATAGgaatttttcccaaaaatcaAGAGTTGAGTGTTTCCAAACTCACCATGATGTGGGTTGCTGAGGGTTTTCTTGGACAAGCTCATGGTCGAAGTTTAGAAGAGTTGGCAGAGAGGTGTGTGGATGAACTTCTTGATAGAAGCCTAATTTTAAAGTCTCGGAAGAACTCTGAAGGCAAAATCAAAGCTTTCAGGATCCATGACCTCTTACTCGACTTCTGCATAGAAGAAGCTAAACATGAGAAGTTCCTTCAAATAATAGGAAGTCCGGCATATCTATTTTCGACAAGTCCAGCAAGTGAGCGTCGTGTAAGCATTCATAAAGAGTTCAGGCAATGTCGGTTTAATATTGACTCCATGTTATCGACTTCATATGTTCGCTCACTTGTTTCTTTAGGGCAATGGCCACCGTCCCCGGATTTGTTCTTAAGATTCAAACTTCTTAAGGTACTACATGCTACTGAAGTGGTATTTTCTCAATTTCCATGTCAAGTTATGGAGCCTTTGAATCTACGTTACATCGCTGTGGCTTGTAATGGGGTTATACCTGCATCAATAACAAAGTTATGGAATCTCCAAACTTTAATTATGGTTCCAGATTTCAATCTATGTGGTGAAAATTACTTACCTGTGGAAATCTGGATCATGTCACATTTAAGGTATGTAAGGTGTTACGGAGCTAATTTTCTTGATCCTAGCGATGCCAAATTCGACATTTACAGAAAATGTGTAGTTCTCGAAGACCTCCATACCCTTTCAGGGTTATGGAATTTTAAGTTTACAGAGGAAATGTTGCAGAGGATTCCAAACATCAAGAATATTGACATTTTCTATGATTGTCGCTGTTTGATGGAAAAAGACTGGTGGTACTACCAACTTGAGAATCTTGGCAACCTGCATCAACTCAAAGCATTGAAGATACGTGTAGTTCCAGACCCAATTTGCTCAGTAAAGTCGATGTTTACGCTTCATTTTCCAGCATCGCTTAAAACTTTAACTTTAGGTGGGGTTAGAATTCCATGGCAAGAACTGGCAATTATAGGCTCGTTACCCAATCTTGAAGTTCTCAAACTGAAGGATAACGCTTGCATAGGGACAGAGTGGGAACCAAATGAAGACGAGTTCTGTCAACTAAAAGTTTTGGTACTTGAAGGGTTGGAGTTGGAGCATTGGAGAGCTGAGTCTGACCACTTTCCAAGCCTCCAGCGCCTCATCATTCGATGGTGCTACTATTTAGTCGAGATACCATCTGGGTTGGGAGAAAGCATGACACTTACCACAATTGGCTTGGATGAGTGCCATGATTCTGTCTGGGATTCAGCGCCCGAAATACGTGAGACACAACTGAGCTATGGAAATGATGATTTTCAAGTTATTAATGTGTATTCTGCAGAGAGGCATTCTAAACGTATGTTTTTTGAAGCTTTCAG GATCATGAAAGACGCAGCAGATGATTCTGAATCATCACAGACAG ATGAGGATGACGATGGGCCGATCCCATGA